A genomic window from Bdellovibrio sp. SKB1291214 includes:
- the uvrB gene encoding excinuclease ABC subunit UvrB produces the protein MAKAYKKNFQLVSEFKPSGDQPKAIEQMLENFGAGLKHQTLLGVTGSGKTFSMAHTIARMNQPALVLAPNKTLAAQLYAEFKELFPHNAVEYFVSYYDYYQPEAYIPSTDTYIEKDSAINEQIDRMRHSATRSLFDRRDVIIVSSVSCIYGLGSPEAYEGMMIQVVSNTEMKRDHLLRELIRVQYQRNNVDFSRGTVRVRGDNVEIFPPYEEERAIRVEFFGDFIERLSWIDPLTGQVLEEIDQIGIYPGSHYATGDDNLKRAIKTIQDELRDQLQFLNKNMKFLEAQRLEQRTYYDIEMMEQMGFCQGIENYSRHLTGRGPGEPPPTLLEYFPKDFITFIDESHVTVPQIGGMYRGDRARKSTLVEHGFRMPSALDNRPLNFQEFEKMMDKCVYVSATPGTYELQKSEGIIVEQIIRPTGLIDPIVEVRPVKHQVDDLLKEIRERIKLKERVLITTLTKRSAEDLTEYYENLGIKIKYLHSDIDTIERSEILRDLRLGVFDVLVGINLLREGLDIPEVSLVGITDADKEGFLRSERSLIQTIGRAARNINGRVILYGDVMTESMTKAIGETERRRRIQQEYNEAHGITPQSIRKKIRDGLGEAFDGSVGGAPLKGENRQQAIVNKYSHEPDKLTQEIDKLRDKMRKLSKNLDFEEAAKVRDEIKRLQIVELGIRSGEVEGESAKVNKDGLE, from the coding sequence ATGGCCAAAGCTTATAAAAAGAACTTTCAATTGGTGTCTGAGTTTAAACCTTCTGGGGATCAGCCAAAAGCGATCGAGCAGATGCTGGAAAATTTTGGTGCGGGTCTGAAGCATCAAACATTACTGGGTGTCACCGGTTCCGGAAAAACATTCAGTATGGCGCACACGATTGCGCGGATGAATCAACCGGCCCTGGTGCTTGCCCCCAACAAAACATTGGCAGCGCAATTGTATGCTGAGTTCAAAGAGTTATTCCCGCACAATGCGGTTGAGTACTTTGTTTCTTATTATGATTACTATCAGCCCGAAGCCTATATTCCCTCGACCGACACTTACATTGAAAAAGACTCGGCGATTAATGAGCAAATCGATCGCATGCGCCACTCGGCCACGCGTTCTTTGTTTGATCGTCGCGACGTTATTATCGTGAGTTCGGTTTCTTGTATCTATGGTTTGGGTTCGCCTGAAGCCTACGAAGGCATGATGATTCAGGTTGTCTCGAATACCGAGATGAAACGTGATCATCTTTTGCGTGAACTCATACGTGTACAATATCAACGAAACAACGTCGACTTTTCGCGCGGCACAGTTCGGGTGCGCGGGGATAATGTCGAAATCTTCCCTCCGTACGAAGAAGAGCGCGCAATCCGCGTTGAGTTCTTTGGTGATTTCATCGAAAGACTTTCGTGGATTGATCCACTGACTGGTCAGGTACTGGAAGAGATCGATCAAATCGGTATCTATCCGGGAAGTCACTATGCAACAGGTGATGATAACTTGAAACGCGCGATCAAGACGATCCAAGATGAGTTGCGGGATCAGCTGCAGTTCCTGAATAAAAATATGAAGTTCTTAGAAGCTCAACGATTGGAGCAAAGAACTTATTACGATATCGAGATGATGGAACAAATGGGTTTTTGTCAGGGGATCGAGAACTATTCTCGGCACTTAACAGGCCGTGGACCCGGCGAACCACCTCCGACATTGCTAGAATACTTCCCGAAGGACTTTATCACGTTCATCGATGAATCACACGTGACCGTTCCTCAAATCGGGGGGATGTACCGCGGGGATCGTGCTCGTAAGTCAACTTTGGTTGAGCATGGTTTCCGTATGCCATCAGCCTTGGACAATCGCCCTTTGAACTTTCAAGAATTTGAAAAGATGATGGATAAGTGCGTGTATGTTTCGGCGACGCCGGGCACTTATGAATTGCAAAAATCCGAAGGTATTATCGTTGAACAGATCATCCGCCCAACAGGTTTGATTGATCCGATTGTGGAAGTCCGTCCCGTAAAACATCAGGTCGATGATTTACTGAAAGAAATCCGTGAGCGTATCAAATTGAAAGAACGCGTTTTGATCACGACTTTAACAAAACGCTCCGCCGAGGATTTGACCGAGTACTACGAAAATTTGGGAATCAAAATCAAATACTTGCACAGCGATATTGATACGATCGAGCGTTCAGAAATCCTGCGCGATTTGCGCTTGGGAGTGTTTGACGTTTTGGTAGGTATCAACTTATTGAGAGAAGGTCTGGATATTCCAGAGGTCAGCCTTGTCGGTATCACCGATGCCGATAAAGAGGGATTCCTTCGTTCCGAAAGATCGCTGATTCAAACAATTGGTCGAGCAGCTCGTAATATCAATGGACGGGTGATCTTGTACGGGGATGTGATGACCGAAAGTATGACCAAGGCCATCGGTGAAACCGAACGTCGTCGTCGTATTCAGCAAGAGTATAATGAAGCCCATGGCATCACTCCACAATCTATTCGTAAGAAAATTCGCGACGGATTGGGTGAAGCCTTTGACGGCTCTGTGGGTGGAGCACCATTGAAAGGTGAAAACCGTCAACAGGCCATCGTTAATAAGTACTCGCACGAACCGGATAAATTGACTCAAGAGATTGATAAGCTTCGCGATAAAATGCGCAAACTTTCTAAGAACTTGGATTTCGAGGAAGCGGCGAAAGTACGCGACGAAATCAAACGTTTGCAAATTGTTGAATTGGGCATTCGCAGTGGGGAAGTCGAAGGCGAGAGTGCCAAGGTGAATAAAGATGGCCTCGAGTAA
- the gltX gene encoding glutamate--tRNA ligase: MSSQASSKVRVRFAPSPTGYLHVGGARTALYNYLFAKKNGGEFILRIEDTDEARSTQESLRGVVDDLVWLNLLWAEGVDPVTLKDVGPNGPYKQSERMHIYKQIAEQLLAEGKAYYCFLTDAEIEAQREAQMKAGGQPHIQSPYADWTLDQAKAKMAEGGTPPVVRFKTKHLKKDYIFNDIVRGEVKFPSDMVGDFVLLRGGGMPVYNFCCVVDDHLMKMTHVFRAEEHLPNTLRQLMIYEAMGWRAPEFGHMALILDEDRQKLSKRKGAVACGQLKDEGYLASAVLNFIALLGWSHPEGKEIMSVDDMVSAFDISRLNPSGAIFDRVKFKWMNAQHLRALPNTELWKAIQPFLARENMQLPSDPVWQDKSLNLFKPYMEVLADAITLYRPLNDNSYVIQPDAEEVMKLETTRAVLTTWKELVQAHGAEYMTEEEFLKIQDEVKNKTGAKGKNLFQPIRVAVIGQPHGAELKILVPLMKKQSLVARAEKALASIA; the protein is encoded by the coding sequence ATGTCTTCACAAGCTTCTTCTAAAGTTCGCGTTCGTTTTGCACCTTCTCCGACGGGTTATTTGCACGTTGGTGGCGCAAGAACGGCTTTGTACAACTACCTTTTTGCCAAAAAAAATGGTGGTGAATTCATCCTTCGTATCGAAGACACCGATGAGGCTCGCTCCACTCAAGAATCTTTGCGTGGGGTGGTGGATGACCTGGTTTGGCTGAACCTCTTGTGGGCAGAAGGGGTAGACCCTGTCACTTTGAAAGATGTGGGACCCAATGGCCCTTACAAACAAAGTGAGCGCATGCATATCTATAAGCAAATTGCGGAACAGCTTTTAGCTGAAGGCAAAGCTTATTACTGTTTCCTGACGGATGCGGAAATTGAAGCTCAACGTGAAGCTCAGATGAAAGCGGGCGGTCAGCCCCATATTCAATCTCCATATGCTGATTGGACTTTGGATCAAGCCAAAGCAAAAATGGCAGAGGGTGGGACTCCACCGGTTGTTCGTTTTAAAACGAAGCATCTTAAAAAAGACTATATCTTTAACGACATCGTTCGCGGTGAAGTGAAGTTCCCATCTGATATGGTGGGTGACTTTGTACTTCTTCGTGGTGGCGGTATGCCGGTTTATAACTTCTGTTGTGTGGTGGATGATCATTTGATGAAAATGACCCACGTGTTCCGTGCAGAGGAGCATCTTCCAAACACTCTTCGTCAGTTGATGATTTACGAAGCGATGGGATGGAGGGCACCAGAGTTCGGTCACATGGCTTTGATTTTGGATGAAGACCGTCAAAAACTTTCTAAACGTAAAGGTGCCGTCGCTTGTGGCCAGTTGAAAGACGAAGGCTATTTGGCGTCTGCTGTTTTGAACTTCATCGCGCTTTTGGGATGGTCACATCCAGAAGGTAAAGAAATCATGTCGGTTGATGATATGGTTTCTGCTTTCGATATCTCTCGTCTAAATCCTTCGGGCGCGATCTTTGACCGCGTGAAATTCAAATGGATGAATGCGCAGCACTTGCGTGCTCTTCCAAATACGGAGTTGTGGAAAGCGATTCAGCCGTTCCTGGCTCGCGAAAATATGCAGTTGCCTTCAGATCCAGTTTGGCAGGACAAGTCTTTGAATTTGTTTAAGCCTTATATGGAAGTTTTAGCTGACGCGATCACTTTGTACCGTCCACTGAATGACAACTCTTACGTGATTCAACCAGATGCCGAAGAAGTTATGAAGCTTGAAACGACCAGAGCTGTTTTGACGACTTGGAAAGAATTGGTTCAGGCGCACGGTGCTGAATACATGACTGAGGAAGAATTCCTAAAAATCCAAGATGAAGTAAAAAACAAAACGGGTGCTAAAGGTAAAAACCTGTTCCAGCCTATTCGTGTGGCTGTGATCGGTCAACCTCACGGAGCCGAGCTAAAAATTCTGGTGCCGTTGATGAAAAAGCAGTCCCTTGTGGCCCGTGCGGAAAAAGCACTAGCGAGCATCGCCTAA
- a CDS encoding ArnT family glycosyltransferase: MGNSSNLSANTGSKLFSTRLFLLSLFIVIVCLNWFQLLTPKMENIQIVHPNLQTDTKAPSSIVIKDYNPNESGLFWLQFTTRANYLPSWMMPQDLRLRTLSCLNTLSTNGQDWTLPSSPEARCNNERGMALKIPANTFSKTTTWNLSGDSFGGSFGFYLDKDWSSPQLLVGLFFLCLALCGILYATLPLPQDRWKIPVIAVFLLGFLLRFWTTQVAMPPEMYLFSDMSGYFQRGVQMLRGSFNLGQTFQPIGYTLYTLVLRILGDWELLKWTSIFVSLGTALLAYLLVLKNFGKTAALLTLLFVCLDAPQVGFTARHMAESPYSFLIMLTLWWIMKALESKRLKDYFLVGVLLMVSFYFKGNHAFFIPAFSLWLLYRERDQYKIAFKKVGILAMGCFIVMLPHLAFTKFAYNQFQWGPTAGALNFVEGKCPSKNNADSAGASWMSPLFVTLKETTFKKWDRPFTDQAYFWKAGADCVKENPWVMAESLRYINYLFYGNSTWPVAGSPIDFLYKIWAPIFEWGLLPLAVIGALSYSRRRNDLNEVCALMALTIFFTVYIFKSENRFRVPFDGLFLMWSSLGIVYCGSLVTAAIRALTMKRKPLSEIT; this comes from the coding sequence ATGGGAAATTCATCAAATCTTTCAGCAAACACCGGGAGCAAACTCTTCTCCACTCGCCTGTTTTTATTAAGTCTGTTCATCGTGATCGTTTGTCTGAACTGGTTTCAGTTACTCACTCCTAAGATGGAAAACATTCAGATCGTACATCCGAACTTACAAACGGATACGAAGGCTCCTTCATCGATTGTAATCAAAGATTACAATCCCAACGAAAGTGGTTTGTTTTGGTTGCAGTTTACGACTCGCGCCAATTACCTGCCCTCGTGGATGATGCCTCAGGATTTACGTTTACGGACTTTAAGTTGTTTAAACACCCTGTCCACGAACGGACAAGACTGGACGTTGCCATCTTCGCCGGAAGCTCGCTGCAATAATGAACGCGGAATGGCGCTTAAAATTCCCGCTAACACATTTAGCAAAACCACCACTTGGAACCTCAGTGGAGATTCTTTTGGTGGAAGTTTTGGATTTTACCTAGATAAGGACTGGAGTTCTCCGCAACTGCTTGTCGGGTTGTTTTTTCTTTGCTTAGCCCTTTGCGGGATACTGTACGCGACACTCCCCTTGCCTCAGGATCGCTGGAAGATTCCCGTCATCGCTGTTTTTCTATTAGGTTTTTTACTACGATTTTGGACCACCCAGGTTGCAATGCCTCCGGAGATGTATCTGTTTTCAGACATGTCAGGATATTTTCAGCGAGGAGTTCAGATGCTTCGTGGCTCTTTCAACTTAGGGCAAACCTTTCAACCCATCGGATACACCCTTTACACTTTGGTTTTAAGAATTCTGGGTGATTGGGAACTTTTAAAATGGACTAGCATTTTTGTTTCCCTGGGGACGGCACTGCTTGCTTATCTTTTGGTTTTGAAAAATTTTGGGAAAACCGCGGCTCTTTTGACACTTTTATTCGTTTGCCTTGATGCGCCCCAGGTCGGCTTTACGGCTCGTCATATGGCAGAGTCCCCGTACAGTTTTTTAATCATGCTGACTTTGTGGTGGATTATGAAGGCGTTAGAGTCAAAACGTCTTAAAGATTACTTTCTGGTTGGCGTCCTATTGATGGTGTCTTTTTACTTTAAGGGAAATCACGCATTCTTTATTCCGGCATTTAGTTTATGGCTTTTATATCGTGAGCGCGATCAGTATAAAATTGCCTTTAAGAAAGTAGGCATTCTTGCTATGGGCTGTTTCATCGTGATGCTGCCCCATTTGGCATTCACAAAGTTTGCCTACAATCAATTTCAATGGGGACCCACTGCGGGAGCTTTGAATTTTGTCGAGGGAAAATGTCCTTCCAAAAACAATGCTGACTCGGCCGGGGCGTCTTGGATGTCACCGCTGTTTGTGACTTTAAAAGAAACTACTTTTAAAAAATGGGATCGACCTTTCACAGACCAGGCGTATTTCTGGAAAGCGGGGGCTGACTGCGTGAAGGAAAACCCATGGGTCATGGCGGAAAGCCTGCGCTATATCAATTATCTTTTCTATGGCAATAGCACATGGCCGGTTGCTGGCTCCCCGATTGATTTCCTTTATAAAATCTGGGCGCCAATTTTCGAATGGGGCCTTTTACCTTTGGCTGTTATCGGAGCGCTGTCGTATTCCCGGCGCCGTAACGATTTGAACGAAGTCTGCGCTTTGATGGCCCTAACAATTTTCTTTACCGTTTATATTTTCAAATCAGAGAACAGGTTCAGAGTTCCATTCGATGGATTGTTCTTGATGTGGAGCAGTTTAGGAATTGTCTATTGCGGGAGCCTTGTCACTGCGGCGATCAGAGCCCTTACAATGAAGAGAAAACCACTTTCAGAGATCACTTAA
- a CDS encoding CarD family transcriptional regulator, producing MLTFNIGDNAVYPGYGVVKVVAIETKEMLGAKISFYNMQLVDTGLKIMIPTTNVKSAGLRPIISKDEAARVVSILKEKDVKIDNQTWNRRYREYMEKIKTGSVFEIAEVLRDLFLLKADKELSFGERKMLDSARSLLLKELTLATSEAELFNEEEVKAIFGITG from the coding sequence ATGCTGACGTTCAATATCGGTGATAATGCAGTTTATCCCGGCTACGGCGTAGTTAAAGTTGTAGCTATCGAGACGAAAGAAATGCTCGGCGCTAAAATCTCGTTCTACAATATGCAATTGGTAGATACGGGCCTTAAAATCATGATCCCTACAACTAACGTTAAATCAGCGGGTCTTCGCCCTATCATCTCTAAAGATGAAGCTGCTCGCGTTGTAAGCATTCTTAAAGAAAAAGACGTCAAAATCGACAACCAAACTTGGAACCGTCGTTACCGTGAATACATGGAAAAGATCAAAACGGGTTCTGTATTCGAAATCGCTGAAGTTTTACGCGATTTGTTCCTTTTGAAAGCTGATAAAGAGCTTTCCTTCGGCGAGCGCAAAATGCTTGATTCAGCTCGTTCCCTTTTGTTGAAAGAGCTGACTTTGGCAACTAGCGAAGCTGAATTGTTCAACGAAGAAGAGGTAAAAGCTATCTTCGGTATCACAGGTTAA
- a CDS encoding penicillin acylase family protein yields the protein MRKLKISLVVFAAVLLVVVLGTYSFMRRSLAPLDGEISLTNLSKDVKVQRDTYGIPHIFAQNKSDAFKALGYVMASERLFQMEMARRQTQGLLAEVIGERAVKSDMLYRSLGLKKTSEKMLEKKRKDGTFDPEMWKMMESFCDGVNQYVATRPIPYDLAILGITKLAPFSPIDSYVMTGQIAYSFGIALRVDPTMTLLAKKLSPEMFQELRNDPLKTPYSVASQVDLSPLYKLADSSFAAVFDSSNSWLVGPSRSASGKSIFANDPHIGFNHPSVWFEAHIHTPEFEIYGHYLPLVPFAILGHTPHHAWGFTMSQTDDMDLYSEKIDRTKKTLIFNGKEQPYTVRNETIMVKKQAPVQMEVIQTPHGPLMDYVVDADLSLKWAYPKIDNDPLQALYTMGESKDMKTFENALKTGSAPGLNVMYADEKNIAWWMFGDVATKHNPNSDMILDGTSGKDEYKGLLSWEQKPHVVNPANGIIVTANTRPTDIESELRGDWQSADRQKTITEILETKKLWNAEEMRSLQVKNFNAANHVLMAKMLSHLKLTADEFIKHGPILDRLKKWNFISDRDSREASLYYSWINESLLLLLAPLEDQRAAYLTTPHAWMFFERVVQNENSPWWKLVKPDELFTHAFRNTMAKWSRPPQWGDIHTIEYVHPLGREKPLNYIFNLGPYPLGGAYNEITNNKARSLGGDFNVVAGASTRRVVDMANVTHSWGVNPIGISGHMLSPFYKDQVELFVTGFHRPQLMDSKEIEANKTHELVLKSAPIASQ from the coding sequence ATGAGAAAACTTAAAATTTCCCTCGTTGTTTTTGCTGCAGTTCTTTTGGTTGTGGTTTTGGGAACCTATTCGTTTATGCGTCGATCATTGGCGCCGCTTGATGGCGAAATCTCTCTGACAAACCTTTCTAAAGACGTCAAAGTGCAACGTGACACCTATGGGATTCCCCACATTTTCGCTCAAAACAAATCAGATGCGTTTAAAGCACTCGGATATGTGATGGCCAGCGAAAGACTTTTCCAAATGGAAATGGCTCGCCGCCAAACACAAGGTCTTCTCGCAGAAGTCATCGGTGAAAGAGCCGTAAAATCAGACATGCTATATCGCAGTCTTGGGTTGAAAAAGACCTCAGAAAAGATGCTTGAGAAAAAACGCAAAGACGGCACCTTCGATCCGGAAATGTGGAAAATGATGGAGTCCTTTTGCGACGGCGTGAATCAATACGTCGCGACTCGCCCGATTCCCTATGACCTGGCGATTCTAGGGATTACCAAGCTTGCTCCCTTTTCACCCATCGACTCCTACGTCATGACCGGACAAATCGCTTATAGCTTTGGGATCGCTTTACGAGTAGACCCTACGATGACGTTGCTGGCGAAAAAATTGTCGCCCGAAATGTTTCAAGAGCTTCGCAATGATCCGTTAAAAACTCCCTATAGCGTCGCAAGTCAAGTCGACTTAAGCCCCCTTTATAAGTTGGCAGACAGCTCCTTTGCAGCGGTTTTCGATAGCAGCAACTCTTGGCTCGTCGGGCCTTCACGTTCTGCAAGTGGCAAAAGCATTTTTGCCAACGACCCCCACATTGGCTTTAATCATCCATCGGTTTGGTTCGAGGCGCACATTCACACCCCGGAATTTGAAATCTATGGACACTATCTGCCGCTCGTTCCTTTTGCGATCTTGGGTCACACTCCCCATCACGCCTGGGGATTTACAATGTCTCAGACGGATGACATGGATCTTTACTCCGAAAAAATTGATCGTACAAAAAAGACTTTGATTTTTAACGGCAAAGAACAACCCTACACTGTTCGTAACGAAACCATCATGGTTAAAAAGCAAGCCCCCGTTCAGATGGAAGTGATTCAAACTCCTCACGGGCCTTTAATGGATTACGTGGTCGATGCAGACCTTTCCCTGAAATGGGCCTATCCCAAGATCGACAACGATCCATTGCAAGCTCTGTATACAATGGGCGAATCCAAAGACATGAAGACTTTCGAAAATGCATTAAAGACTGGAAGTGCTCCAGGATTAAATGTCATGTATGCGGATGAAAAAAACATCGCTTGGTGGATGTTTGGTGATGTCGCGACTAAGCACAATCCTAATTCCGATATGATTCTGGACGGTACGAGCGGCAAGGACGAATACAAAGGATTATTAAGCTGGGAGCAAAAACCTCATGTCGTAAATCCAGCAAACGGAATCATTGTGACTGCCAACACTCGCCCGACAGATATCGAATCGGAACTTCGTGGAGACTGGCAAAGTGCGGACCGCCAGAAAACCATCACCGAAATTCTTGAGACTAAAAAGCTTTGGAACGCCGAAGAAATGCGCAGTCTGCAAGTGAAGAACTTCAATGCGGCGAACCACGTTTTAATGGCGAAAATGCTGAGTCACTTAAAACTAACAGCGGACGAATTTATTAAACACGGTCCAATCCTGGACCGCCTTAAAAAGTGGAATTTTATTTCCGACAGGGATTCTCGTGAAGCGAGTCTTTACTATAGCTGGATTAACGAAAGTCTGCTTTTGCTGCTAGCTCCTCTGGAGGATCAACGGGCCGCCTATCTGACAACCCCTCACGCTTGGATGTTTTTTGAGAGAGTTGTGCAAAACGAAAATTCTCCATGGTGGAAATTAGTCAAACCTGACGAGTTGTTTACTCATGCTTTCCGCAACACAATGGCAAAATGGTCCCGCCCTCCTCAATGGGGAGACATTCACACCATTGAGTATGTTCACCCGCTGGGCCGAGAAAAACCTTTAAATTACATTTTCAATTTAGGTCCTTATCCGCTGGGTGGTGCCTACAATGAAATCACGAATAACAAGGCGCGCTCCTTGGGCGGTGATTTCAATGTCGTTGCGGGTGCGTCCACTCGCCGAGTGGTCGACATGGCAAATGTGACTCACAGCTGGGGAGTTAATCCCATTGGCATTAGCGGCCATATGCTATCCCCGTTTTACAAAGACCAAGTTGAACTTTTTGTAACGGGATTTCACCGTCCACAATTAATGGATTCCAAGGAGATTGAGGCGAATAAGACCCACGAACTGGTTTTGAAAAGCGCACCAATTGCATCGCAATAA
- the cysS gene encoding cysteine--tRNA ligase, translating to MSLKIYNSQSRQSEEFVPYDPKHVKMYVCGPTVYNFLHVGNFRGPVVFNMVRNWLEYLGYKVTYALNFTDVDDKIIAKANEVGMTPGELSEKYIAEYKHDFASLGLRPHDMNPKVTEHMEDILSMVGTLIEKNAAYETQGDVLYSIESFKDYGKLSGRHTDELLAGARVEVDEKKRSPMDFALWKAAKPGEISWASPWGPGRPGWHIECSAMIKNIFGDQIDIHGGGMDLIFPHHENEIAQSEGCTGKHFVKYWMHNNMLNFGGQKMSKSLGNIVSLREFVTTYNAEIYKWMIQSVHYRTMSEFGDAAVDRAISGLARVYSALAMAESYLTPEVTQADAGFAKITEDAWKKVEAAMNDDFGTPEVFATMFEVVRQFNTQVRRGMKVNPAIQGKALVFSQFIKKVGSMMAMFQEPAHDFLVKVDDMLLDKAGIKRAEVDAVVAERSQARANKDFAKSDELRNKLVAMNISVSDTPEGSFWEVSK from the coding sequence ATGTCATTGAAGATTTACAACTCACAATCTCGTCAGTCCGAGGAATTTGTTCCTTACGATCCTAAGCACGTGAAAATGTACGTGTGTGGTCCGACGGTTTATAACTTTCTTCATGTGGGTAATTTCCGTGGACCTGTTGTTTTCAATATGGTTCGCAATTGGTTGGAGTATCTTGGCTATAAAGTGACTTACGCTTTAAACTTTACCGATGTCGACGACAAAATCATCGCGAAGGCGAATGAAGTCGGCATGACGCCAGGGGAGTTATCTGAAAAGTATATTGCTGAATACAAGCATGACTTTGCAAGTTTGGGCCTTCGTCCTCATGATATGAATCCTAAGGTCACCGAGCACATGGAAGACATTTTGTCCATGGTCGGTACATTGATCGAGAAAAACGCCGCTTACGAAACACAAGGTGACGTGCTTTACTCGATTGAGTCCTTCAAAGACTACGGTAAACTGAGCGGTCGTCACACTGATGAATTGCTAGCAGGTGCTCGTGTTGAAGTGGACGAGAAAAAACGTTCACCGATGGATTTTGCTTTGTGGAAGGCTGCAAAGCCAGGAGAAATTTCTTGGGCTTCTCCGTGGGGGCCTGGCCGTCCGGGTTGGCACATCGAGTGTTCGGCGATGATTAAAAATATTTTTGGTGATCAGATCGACATTCACGGTGGTGGAATGGATTTGATTTTTCCGCATCACGAAAATGAAATCGCGCAATCGGAAGGCTGCACAGGGAAGCACTTTGTGAAGTACTGGATGCACAATAACATGCTAAATTTTGGCGGTCAGAAGATGTCAAAGTCTTTGGGCAACATTGTTTCGTTGCGTGAATTTGTGACGACGTACAACGCTGAAATTTATAAATGGATGATTCAGTCTGTGCACTATCGCACGATGAGTGAGTTCGGTGATGCGGCTGTGGATCGCGCGATTTCCGGTCTGGCTCGCGTATATTCGGCTCTTGCCATGGCGGAATCTTATCTGACGCCGGAAGTGACTCAAGCGGATGCTGGATTTGCGAAAATCACTGAAGACGCTTGGAAAAAAGTGGAAGCAGCGATGAATGATGACTTCGGTACACCTGAAGTTTTTGCGACCATGTTTGAAGTGGTCCGCCAGTTCAACACTCAAGTTCGCCGTGGTATGAAAGTGAACCCAGCAATTCAAGGCAAAGCTTTGGTGTTTTCTCAGTTTATCAAGAAGGTCGGCAGCATGATGGCAATGTTCCAAGAACCTGCACATGATTTCTTGGTCAAGGTTGATGATATGTTGCTGGATAAGGCGGGAATAAAACGCGCCGAAGTCGATGCTGTCGTAGCAGAGCGTTCGCAAGCTCGTGCTAATAAAGACTTTGCAAAATCGGATGAACTTCGTAACAAGCTTGTAGCTATGAATATTTCAGTTAGTGACACACCGGAAGGCTCGTTCTGGGAAGTTTCTAAATAA